Genomic DNA from Fretibacterium sp. OH1220_COT-178:
AGCCGTGTCGGTGCAACGAAGCAGACGAGCGGCAAGCGGAGCGAGCCGTGTCGGTGCAACGAAGCAGACGAGCGGCGAGTGCAGCGAGCCGTGTCGGTTCGACGAAGCAGACGAGCGGTGAGCGGAGCGAGCCGTGTCGGTTCGACGAAGCAGACGATCCATCGAGCTCTTCGGGGCCGGGACAGGGGATGAAAGGAGATGATCCGATGCCGATCACGGCTGAAGAACTGAAAGCGGACATGGAAAAATATCTGTTTTTGGCCAGGAAGGAGGACATCCTGATCTCCTACAGGGGAGAGATCGTGGCCAGGCTCTCAAGCCCCTATCCTGAACGTACGGTTCGGGAGCGTGTCGCGATCGCCGACTCTCTGATCGGCATCATTCCTGCCGACATAACGGTGGAAGAGGCACGAGAGGAGAGGCTGGACAGGATATGAGGGCGGTCGTTGACACGTGCATCGTGATTGACGCTCTGCAGAAACGCAGTCCCTTCGATCGGGAGGCCGTGCGAATTTTTCACGCGGCCGCCAAAAGAGACTTCGCAGGCTTCATTACGGCAAAATCCCTGTTGGACATCTATTATTTGATGCACCGGGTATTCCACAAGGACGACGCCGTGAGAGCAGAGATTGAAAAGCTCCTCATCCTGTTCGATCTTTTGGATACTTCTTCGGAGGATTGTAGGCGTGCTCTGTCCTCGGAGGTTTCGGATTTCGAGGATGCCGTCATGGTGGAGACGGCACTGCGTTCGGGTGCACGCTGCATTGTCACCCGGAATTTGAAAGATTATTCAAGGACACGAATTCCGGTTTTTTCCCCACAGAATTTTCTGGAACTCATAGGGCGAAGCGAATGAAAGGCTAAGCGCCGGGATGCGAAAAACTGCTTTTTGAATAGCGAGTCGGCCCCATGTCGGGGCCGACTCGCTATTCGAGAGGTTTGATGGTCCGGAATTTTTTCTCCGTATCGCTGGCGTTGCAGCGGCGGCGATACGATTCAGGACTCAGTTCGGGCTTATGCTTTCTTTTTCAGCACCGCCGCCGCGAGGGCCAGCGCAAGGCCGCCAAGCCCGGAGTCGCCCCCTGGCGTCGATACGCGGTCACTGGACCGTGTATCGACATAAGCGACCGACACGCCCCGCGAGGCTAACGCCTCACGGAAGGCGGTCGTCTGCTTAACGGACTAGCTGCCTCTATCCAAGGTTAAGCTTTTCTCCGCAGCAGAAACGCTACCACGAGAGTCAACATCATTCCGCTGACTCCCGCGTCGCATCCGCCGCCCTTGCCGTCGCTGCCGTCCTTGCCCGATCCTCCTCCGCCGGCCTTCTGCAGCAGGCCCATGGAGCCCGCGATCATGCCGTCGGCCGCGCCGTCCGGGACCACCAGCAGCCCGTCGATGAGCTGCGGGCCGGACTGCCTCGTGGACGCGGTCGGCCCCGGAGCGTCGGCCACAAAGGCGGTCAGCTCGAGGGTGATGCCGTTGTTGCCGCCCGTCAGCTTCAGCGCGCCCTTGGACTCGGCCTGGGCCGCGGGGACGCCGTCACCCCCCACCACGTCGTAGGGTTCCCCGTTTGCGGAGGTAAAGGCCAGCTTCAGGGGCCCGAAGAGCTCCGAGATGCCGGCGGACCGATTCGCCTTGCCGCCCGTCAGCTTCCTGAGCTCGTCCCAGGTGAGGCTCCAGCGGTACTTCAGGGGAAGCATGTCGCCCTTTTTGCGGCCCGTGAGCGAGACGGCCATCGCCGGCTTGGCCGCGTTCCAACCGGCCATTGATCCGGCTTTCCCGCTTTCGAACCTGAT
This window encodes:
- a CDS encoding PIN domain-containing protein, with the translated sequence MRAVVDTCIVIDALQKRSPFDREAVRIFHAAAKRDFAGFITAKSLLDIYYLMHRVFHKDDAVRAEIEKLLILFDLLDTSSEDCRRALSSEVSDFEDAVMVETALRSGARCIVTRNLKDYSRTRIPVFSPQNFLELIGRSE